The Helianthus annuus cultivar XRQ/B chromosome 16, HanXRQr2.0-SUNRISE, whole genome shotgun sequence genome includes a window with the following:
- the LOC110915824 gene encoding protein CHUP1, chloroplastic: MPVGYDGATLSFLRRELEASLMKIDSLEKENHELKQETSRLKAQINTLKAHDLERKSILWKKLQNTMNCTDEPPHKPKLQIDVPLKKSTIEGNTISLPKPPPSPSPLQRKVAGPPPPPPPLPSSPVGSRTVRRVPAVMEFYRSLMKRDMTTLQKENKGVGLVPVTYSRDMIGEIENRSTYLTSIKSDVEKYGERLNDLIREVESAGFREISDVEGFVKWVDAELSCLVDERAVLKHFPQWPERKADALREAAFSFRDLKNLESEVLAYKSCPKQPLIQSLNKMQALQDRLESKISVVERTREGTCKKYKELQIPWQWLMDTGLVGQVKLSSLKLAQECMRRIAKELESSRDRGDLLLQGVRFAFRVHQFAGGFDTETMHAFEELKKIGSGTRGS, translated from the exons ATGCCCGTCGGCTACGACGGCGCAACCCTCTCCTTCCTGAGGAGGGAACTCGAAGCCTCTTTAATGAAGATCGATTCGCTGGAGAAAGAAAACCACGAACTAAAACAAGAAACGAGTCGTCTAAAGGCGCAAATCAACACGCTAAAAGCCCATGATCTCGAGAGGAAATCCATCCTGTGGAAGAAACTACAGAATACAATGAATTGTACAGACGAACCGCCACACAAACCCAAGCTTCAGATTGACGTACCATTAAAGAAATCAACAATAGAAGGCAATACAATTAGTCTACCAAAACCACCACCTTCTCCTTCTCCGCTGCAAAGAAAGGTAGCAGGTCCTCCGCCTCCGCCACCACCACTTCCTTCAAGTCCAGTGGGATCAAGGACTGTTCGACGTGTCCCAGCAGTTATGGAGTTTTACCGATCACTTATGAAAAGAGACATGACTACTCTGCAGAAAGAGAACAAAGGCGTGGGGTTGGTCCCGGTTACTTATTCTCGTGACATGATCGGAGAGATCGAGAACCGCTCCACTTATCTTACCTCT ATAAAATCGGATGTGGAGAAATACGGTGAACGATTGAATGATTTGATAAGGGAAGTGGAGAGTGCGGGGTTTAGGGAGATTTCAGACGTGGAGGGGTTTGTGAAGTGGGTAGATGCTGAGTTATCGTGTCTAGTGGACGAGAGGGCGGTACTAAAGCACTTCCCGCAGTGGCCAGAACGAAAAGCGGATGCATTGCGTGAAGCTGCTTTCAGTTTCCGAGATTTAAAGAATCTTGAATCCGAAGTTTTGGCGTATAAAAGCTGTCCCAAGCAACCATTGATTCAGTCGTTAAACAAGATGCAAGCACTTCAAGACAG ATTGGAGTCGAAGATTAGTGTAGTGGAAAGAACTCGAGAAGGTACATGTAAGAAATACAAGGAGCTACAGATTCCATGGCAATGGCTCATGGATACAGGACTTGTTGGTCag GTAAAGCTAAGTTCACTGAAACTGGCCCAAGAATGTATGAGAAGGATAGCCAAAGAATTAGAATCTTCACGAGACAGGGGCGATCTCTTGCTTCAGGGAGTTCGATTTGCTTTTCGGGTTCATCAG TTTGCAGGAGGGTTTGACACAGAGACGATGCATGCTTTTGAAGAGCTTAAGAAGATCGGAAGCGGTACTAGAGGTTCATGA